The proteins below are encoded in one region of Prevotella melaninogenica ATCC 25845:
- a CDS encoding Dps family protein, protein MKRLEVLGLNEKKVENVVNELSVLLADFQVFYSNLRNFHWNVKGHGFFVLHSKYEELYNDATEKVDEVAERILQLGSTPESRFSVYLQTAEIKEADVVSCSKEALDLLLDYYKTLIARERRIIEVASEAHDDTTVSLVSDFLKEQEKTVWMLVAVSSQNCAE, encoded by the coding sequence ATGAAAAGATTAGAAGTATTAGGGTTAAACGAAAAGAAAGTAGAGAACGTAGTAAATGAACTTTCAGTTTTGCTGGCAGATTTTCAGGTGTTCTACAGCAACCTCCGTAATTTCCACTGGAACGTAAAAGGACATGGTTTCTTTGTATTGCATAGCAAGTATGAGGAACTTTACAACGATGCTACAGAGAAGGTTGATGAGGTAGCAGAGCGTATCCTTCAGTTGGGTAGTACCCCAGAGAGCCGTTTCAGTGTATATCTGCAAACTGCTGAAATCAAAGAGGCTGACGTTGTTAGTTGCAGCAAAGAGGCTCTCGACTTGCTTCTCGATTACTACAAGACACTGATTGCTCGTGAGCGTAGAATTATCGAAGTTGCTTCTGAGGCACACGATGACACAACAGTTTCATTGGTAAGCGACTTCCTCAAGGAGCAGGAAAAGACTGTTTGGATGCTCGTTGCTGTTAGCTCACAGAACTGCGCAGAATAA
- the guaB gene encoding IMP dehydrogenase — translation MSSFVADKITMDGLTYDDVLLIPAYSEVLPKEVVLKTKFSRNIDLNVPFVTAAMDTVTESSMAIAIAREGGIGVIHKNMSIEDQARQVAIVKRAENGMIYDPVTILKGRTVKDALEMMADYHIGGIPVVDEENHLVGIVTNRDLRFERHLDKLIDDVMTKDNLVTTHQQTDLTAAAHILQENKIEKLPVVDRENRLVGLITYKDITKAKDKPMACKDEKGRLRVAAGVGVTADTMERAQALVAAGVDAIVIDTAHGHSAGVIGKLHDVKTAFPNLDVVVGNIATGEAAKFLVDNGADAVKVGIGPGSICTTRVVAGVGVPQLSAIYDVCKALEGTGVPLIADGGLRYSGDVVKALAAGGSSVMVGSLVAGTEESPGDTIIFNGRKFKSYRGMGSLEAMEQKNGSRDRYFQNDVGDVKKLVPEGIAGRVPYKGTVQEVIYQLVGGLRSGMGYCGAASIEDLHNAKFTRITNAGVLESHPHDISITSEAPNYSRPE, via the coding sequence ATGTCATCATTTGTTGCAGACAAAATCACGATGGACGGCTTAACCTACGATGACGTCCTTTTAATTCCGGCTTATTCAGAAGTACTGCCTAAAGAGGTAGTCTTGAAAACCAAGTTTTCACGTAACATTGATCTTAATGTGCCTTTCGTTACGGCAGCTATGGACACCGTTACAGAGAGTTCTATGGCGATTGCGATTGCGCGTGAAGGTGGTATCGGTGTGATTCATAAGAACATGAGCATCGAAGACCAGGCACGTCAGGTGGCTATTGTGAAGCGAGCTGAGAATGGTATGATTTACGATCCTGTTACTATCCTTAAGGGGCGTACAGTGAAGGATGCACTTGAGATGATGGCAGACTACCATATCGGTGGTATTCCTGTAGTAGATGAGGAGAATCATCTCGTGGGTATTGTTACCAATCGTGACCTTCGTTTCGAGCGTCATTTGGATAAACTTATTGATGATGTGATGACCAAGGATAACCTTGTGACAACTCATCAGCAAACTGATCTTACTGCAGCTGCGCATATTTTGCAAGAGAATAAGATTGAGAAATTACCAGTAGTCGACCGTGAGAATCGTCTCGTTGGTTTGATTACTTATAAAGATATTACCAAAGCCAAGGATAAGCCTATGGCATGTAAGGACGAGAAGGGTCGTCTTCGTGTTGCTGCTGGTGTTGGTGTGACTGCTGATACAATGGAGCGCGCACAGGCACTTGTTGCTGCTGGTGTTGATGCTATCGTTATTGATACTGCTCACGGACACTCTGCCGGTGTGATTGGAAAGCTTCATGATGTGAAGACAGCCTTCCCTAACCTTGATGTTGTTGTGGGTAACATTGCAACTGGTGAGGCTGCTAAGTTCTTGGTCGACAATGGTGCTGATGCAGTTAAGGTTGGTATCGGTCCTGGTTCTATCTGTACAACACGTGTTGTTGCAGGTGTTGGCGTACCACAGTTGAGTGCTATCTATGATGTTTGCAAGGCATTGGAAGGTACTGGTGTGCCATTGATTGCTGATGGTGGTTTACGTTACTCAGGCGATGTTGTTAAGGCATTGGCAGCAGGTGGCAGCAGCGTGATGGTAGGCTCATTGGTTGCTGGTACAGAAGAGTCACCTGGTGACACAATTATCTTCAACGGACGTAAGTTCAAGAGCTATCGTGGTATGGGCTCATTGGAGGCTATGGAGCAGAAGAATGGTTCACGTGACCGTTACTTCCAGAATGATGTAGGCGATGTTAAGAAGCTTGTTCCAGAGGGTATCGCTGGTCGTGTTCCTTACAAGGGAACTGTTCAGGAAGTTATCTATCAGCTTGTTGGTGGTCTTCGCTCAGGTATGGGATATTGTGGTGCAGCTTCTATCGAAGACTTGCATAATGCTAAGTTTACTCGTATCACCAATGCTGGTGTATTGGAGAGTCATCCACATGATATTTCAATTACCAGTGAGGCACCAAACTATTCGCGTCCAGAATAA
- a CDS encoding helix-turn-helix domain-containing protein: MKKINEEKWKRLKSFEDILNEEVGCEDSPERTEFEARAKAYYYAELLKEQRKQQKMTQQQLADKIGKKREYISNIERGNSDMQLSTFMQIANALGLRFALVIG, translated from the coding sequence ATGAAGAAGATTAATGAAGAAAAGTGGAAGCGTTTAAAATCATTCGAAGATATTCTTAATGAAGAAGTTGGATGTGAGGATTCTCCGGAGCGTACCGAGTTTGAGGCACGTGCCAAGGCTTACTATTATGCAGAACTGCTAAAGGAACAGCGCAAGCAGCAGAAGATGACCCAGCAACAGTTGGCGGATAAGATAGGTAAGAAGCGAGAGTATATCTCAAATATTGAGCGTGGAAACAGTGATATGCAGCTTTCTACTTTTATGCAGATTGCGAATGCTTTAGGACTTCGTTTTGCCTTGGTGATAGGGTAG
- a CDS encoding peptidylprolyl isomerase, whose amino-acid sequence MKFKVILSALLLSTTMAYGQTDPTIMTINGQPVSRSEFEYSYNKNNAEGVIDKKSVDEYVDLFINYKLKVQAALDAHLDTLSSFKKEFLSYRNQQVRPTFITDADVEAEGRKLYREAQQQVEANGGMWNCAHILIGLYQNADKEAAEAAKQLADSLYNALRGGADFAELAKKYSTDVNSAMNGGQLLHLQKGQTVPEFEKALFALKPGEISAPVLSPFGYHIIKMGGRESFPTYETLRPEIMQYIEMQGLREQIIDQKLDSIVESEGKTVTQDQLLDRKLASLEEKDASMKNLIREYHDGLLMIEMSNREVWDKAAKDEKALEAYFRKHKKQYKWTEPRFKGIAYHVKTKEDVEAVKACVRHVPFNQWAEKLRDKFNADNTIRIRVEKGIFRKGDNALVDRDVFGAKTTVKPVNGYPIDAVFGKKIKAPEGMEDVRDLVVSNYQEELEKAWVEALRKKYKVVVDKKVLSTVNKH is encoded by the coding sequence ATGAAATTCAAAGTAATTCTGTCAGCCCTCTTGCTTTCAACGACAATGGCATATGGGCAGACTGACCCAACAATAATGACTATTAACGGACAGCCGGTGAGCCGTTCGGAATTTGAGTATTCGTATAATAAGAATAACGCTGAAGGTGTGATTGATAAGAAGAGTGTGGATGAGTATGTTGACCTCTTTATCAATTATAAACTGAAGGTACAGGCTGCACTTGATGCGCATCTTGATACGCTCAGCTCTTTCAAAAAGGAGTTTCTTAGTTATCGCAACCAGCAGGTGCGCCCAACTTTCATCACAGATGCTGACGTTGAGGCGGAAGGACGTAAACTTTATCGTGAAGCACAGCAACAGGTAGAGGCTAATGGTGGTATGTGGAACTGTGCACATATCCTCATCGGTTTGTATCAGAATGCTGATAAGGAAGCTGCAGAAGCAGCAAAGCAGTTGGCAGACTCTCTCTATAACGCTCTTCGTGGTGGTGCAGACTTTGCTGAACTTGCTAAGAAATATTCTACAGATGTTAACTCTGCCATGAATGGTGGGCAGTTGTTACATCTTCAGAAAGGACAGACAGTGCCTGAGTTTGAGAAGGCTCTGTTTGCTTTGAAGCCAGGCGAGATAAGTGCTCCTGTACTTTCTCCTTTTGGTTATCATATCATTAAGATGGGTGGCCGTGAGAGTTTCCCTACTTATGAAACTCTTCGTCCAGAGATTATGCAGTATATCGAGATGCAAGGGTTGCGTGAGCAGATTATTGATCAGAAACTCGATTCTATTGTAGAGAGTGAGGGCAAGACGGTCACACAGGATCAACTGCTCGACAGAAAACTCGCTTCTTTGGAGGAGAAAGATGCAAGCATGAAGAATCTTATCCGTGAGTATCATGATGGTTTGCTGATGATTGAAATGAGTAACCGTGAGGTCTGGGATAAGGCAGCTAAGGATGAAAAGGCACTTGAAGCCTATTTCCGTAAGCATAAAAAACAATATAAGTGGACTGAACCACGTTTTAAGGGTATTGCCTATCACGTGAAAACAAAGGAAGATGTTGAGGCTGTGAAGGCATGTGTGAGGCATGTTCCTTTCAATCAGTGGGCAGAGAAACTGCGTGATAAGTTCAATGCTGACAATACTATCCGTATTCGTGTGGAGAAAGGTATCTTCCGAAAGGGTGATAATGCGCTGGTAGACCGTGATGTTTTCGGTGCGAAGACGACTGTGAAACCAGTTAATGGATATCCTATTGATGCCGTATTCGGTAAGAAGATAAAGGCTCCTGAGGGGATGGAAGATGTACGCGACCTTGTTGTTTCCAACTATCAGGAGGAACTTGAGAAGGCATGGGTAGAAGCATTGCGCAAAAAGTATAAAGTAGTTGTTGATAAGAAGGTTCTTTCAACAGTCAATAAGCATTAA
- a CDS encoding type II toxin-antitoxin system RelE/ParE family toxin: protein MEVNRDIRMTETFTEFLKALEPKVRKKYLYVIQVLKTESVVSEKFIKHLENTNLYEMRVSLSSNEYRTIVFSIDAVNIISATKVLLLNSFLKKDTKQYRSEINKAVKLLEEWRTEYEED, encoded by the coding sequence ATGGAAGTTAATCGTGATATAAGGATGACGGAGACTTTTACTGAGTTTCTAAAAGCCTTAGAGCCGAAAGTTAGAAAAAAGTATCTATATGTGATACAGGTTCTTAAAACAGAATCTGTTGTTAGTGAAAAGTTTATCAAGCATTTAGAGAATACGAACTTATATGAGATGAGAGTTTCTCTTTCATCAAATGAGTATAGAACCATTGTATTTTCAATTGATGCAGTAAATATAATCTCTGCGACTAAGGTGCTTCTGTTGAATTCTTTTCTAAAGAAAGATACGAAGCAATATAGAAGTGAAATCAACAAAGCTGTAAAGCTGTTAGAAGAATGGAGAACTGAGTATGAAGAAGATTAA
- the recQ gene encoding DNA helicase RecQ, translated as MTQEVNLTEKLKHYFGFDKFKGDQEAIIRNLLDGHDTFVLMPTGGGKSLCYQLPSLIMEGTAIVVSPLIALMKNQVDVINGISEEDGVAHYLNSSLKKAEIDQVRADIVSGRTKLLYVAPESLNKEENMEFLKSVKISFYAIDEAHCISEWGHDFRPEYRKIRCAIETIGTAPVIALTATATDKVRTDIVRSLGIEDCAEFKSSFNRPNLYYEVRPKKSDDDTNKQIIKFIKQHTGKSGIIYCLSRKKVEELAAILQANDIKAAPYHAGLDSETRSKTQDDFLMEELDIIVATIAFGMGIDKPDVRFVIHYDIPKSLEGYYQETGRAGRDGEEGICVVFYSKKDLNKLEKFMEGKPVAEQDIGRQLLQETEAYAESSVCRRKMLLHYFGEDYPKCNCAMCDNCLHPKTKIEAQKQLLIILQAVKTLKENFRQEYVIDFVRGRATDDQKDHKHDELDDFGEGEDENPKIWNPVVRQALLAGYLKKDVENYGLLKLTAAGKRFLKSPESFMIVMDTEFKEEDEDDEPMMGTAVLDPELFSMLKNLRKKIAHKLEIPPYVIFQDVSLEQMAMMYPINEQELQNIQGVGAGKAKRYGKEFCELIKQHCEENNIERPEELRVRTVAKKSMQKVKIIQSIDRKLPLDDIATAEGLDFDDLLTKIEEIVYSGTKLNIDYFLEDVYDEDQIDDIYDYFMDSETDSLDAAMEELDSDYSEEEIRLVRIKFLSEMAN; from the coding sequence ATGACACAAGAAGTCAATCTTACCGAAAAACTAAAACACTATTTTGGCTTTGATAAATTCAAAGGCGACCAGGAGGCTATTATCCGTAATCTTCTTGACGGACACGATACTTTCGTACTGATGCCTACCGGTGGTGGAAAGAGTCTTTGCTATCAACTTCCTTCATTGATTATGGAGGGAACGGCGATTGTTGTTTCTCCGCTCATTGCATTGATGAAGAACCAAGTGGACGTCATCAATGGAATCAGCGAGGAGGATGGTGTAGCACATTATCTCAACTCTTCTTTGAAGAAAGCTGAAATCGATCAGGTACGTGCAGACATCGTTTCTGGTCGTACAAAACTGCTCTATGTTGCTCCAGAGTCCTTGAACAAGGAAGAGAATATGGAGTTCTTGAAGTCAGTGAAGATTAGTTTCTATGCCATTGATGAGGCACATTGTATCTCGGAGTGGGGACATGATTTCCGACCAGAGTATCGTAAGATTCGTTGTGCTATCGAAACGATTGGCACTGCTCCTGTTATTGCACTCACAGCAACGGCTACCGATAAGGTGCGTACGGACATTGTACGTAGCTTAGGTATTGAGGATTGTGCCGAGTTCAAAAGCTCTTTCAATCGTCCGAACCTTTATTATGAGGTACGTCCAAAGAAGAGTGATGACGATACGAATAAGCAGATTATCAAGTTTATCAAACAGCATACCGGTAAGAGTGGTATTATCTATTGTCTTTCGCGTAAGAAGGTGGAGGAGTTGGCGGCTATCTTGCAAGCTAATGATATCAAGGCAGCTCCTTATCATGCAGGACTCGATTCTGAGACACGCTCTAAGACACAGGACGACTTCCTCATGGAAGAGTTGGATATTATTGTGGCAACCATAGCTTTTGGTATGGGTATTGACAAACCAGACGTACGTTTTGTAATACATTATGATATCCCGAAGAGTCTTGAAGGCTATTATCAAGAAACAGGACGAGCAGGGCGCGATGGCGAGGAAGGTATCTGTGTTGTGTTCTATTCTAAGAAAGACCTTAATAAACTGGAGAAGTTTATGGAGGGGAAGCCTGTTGCAGAACAAGATATCGGTCGTCAGTTGTTACAAGAGACAGAAGCTTACGCAGAGTCATCTGTCTGCCGTAGAAAGATGTTGCTACATTACTTTGGTGAGGATTATCCAAAGTGTAACTGTGCTATGTGCGATAACTGTCTTCATCCAAAGACGAAGATTGAAGCACAGAAGCAACTTCTTATTATTCTCCAAGCAGTGAAAACATTGAAGGAGAATTTCCGCCAAGAGTATGTTATCGACTTCGTACGTGGCAGAGCTACCGATGACCAGAAAGATCATAAGCATGATGAGTTAGACGATTTCGGAGAGGGTGAAGACGAGAATCCAAAGATTTGGAATCCAGTTGTGCGTCAGGCACTCTTGGCAGGTTATCTTAAGAAGGATGTAGAGAACTACGGTTTGTTAAAGCTGACCGCTGCTGGTAAGCGATTCTTGAAGTCGCCAGAGTCATTCATGATAGTCATGGATACCGAATTTAAGGAGGAGGACGAGGATGATGAGCCAATGATGGGTACAGCGGTCCTCGATCCAGAACTCTTCTCCATGCTGAAGAACCTTCGTAAGAAGATAGCACACAAGTTAGAGATTCCTCCTTATGTTATTTTCCAAGATGTTTCTTTGGAGCAGATGGCAATGATGTATCCTATCAATGAACAAGAATTACAAAATATCCAAGGCGTTGGTGCAGGTAAGGCAAAGCGTTATGGTAAAGAGTTTTGTGAGTTGATAAAGCAACATTGCGAAGAGAATAACATTGAGCGACCCGAAGAACTACGCGTTAGAACAGTTGCAAAGAAGTCTATGCAGAAGGTAAAGATAATTCAGAGTATCGATCGAAAGTTACCGCTTGATGATATTGCCACAGCAGAGGGACTTGATTTTGATGACCTACTGACAAAGATCGAAGAGATTGTCTATAGTGGAACAAAGCTTAATATAGACTACTTCCTTGAGGATGTGTATGATGAGGATCAGATAGATGATATCTACGACTACTTTATGGATAGCGAGACAGATAGTCTCGATGCCGCAATGGAAGAATTAGATAGCGACTATAGCGAAGAAGAAATTCGGCTTGTACGCATTAAGTTCTTGTCAGAGATGGCTAACTAA